The following are encoded in a window of Ogataea parapolymorpha DL-1 chromosome VII, whole genome shotgun sequence genomic DNA:
- a CDS encoding Factor arrest protein 11: protein METQIRDLEAQLEELDQFPGAIIDRGEMVETSDDQDILSSPHSSFSFTDNDDEDEREVDGLNNFNIILEYPELQYEYRELEDFETEYMDWFTAADLKELSNIKKLATQNQTPSDLVKKLIDTSDKSALHILICLEYIAMGQYGEISEISELTTKIIDNSCLFLSHEVLLPILEILSSRLIRLSDLKNQEKPLNHKQLRVWSSQLYHSMTIVYTVVLATLTTKEKVRFLAGIIDTSQLLTTMMRAIDNWRWLTADANDKELGSALDNSVVHYFKLRNVIMLLSKLVLLQFGDSELLQSTKSFLRFKCESGHVFGNAPGTRGAKVETITPLDYQYFRKELIARYPTYSPPEHKVSDILQMNVEQDNESCSKLINTSALLINQKHHLRNKLPNSQNSCPPEIHIATPAPSPTLSPQHTGGSRSSNISEVEHVNGQGRKKVFITQPQFANLYPFSHDIPVSIQEATRIFHAHVSESFSALQFTDVFEDFIRQEKGITEPTRSKFIYTEKDIEKNPIFADELVSLQRVEQFYHSTLPYLNSLAAVLIQIISSNVLPASGYKSAENPFLPPKKPYNISAMSNYDKQKLDLMRIKETCLKAASTTIFLLLKWFKMSHILKQEYFALLLFDNDLYLNLFRFLGSNQMQTQLENSFDFNDPETLLKNRAVFCDYEVLYDSKEYNFFRAATSFCRQAPQSPRYNSEDIFEVNEQAYETYIPPFNGQSHVKILKPNHRYCTIITQLLRSLYSTISNYKIQRIYKLLEVRPTESLRFLLTIYNPNFYKPVLKVIKLICPFNGKKWRSNNMDLISFVYLFYKVGLRDQWLNNLFIFNLNERLKRSWENEYALRSLLKFYNATYYSDQMVNFGYDNIPPLKQEMFLEEGWKDDI from the coding sequence ATGGAAACTCAGATTCGTGACTTGGAAGCCCAGTTGGAGGAACTGGATCAGTTTCCAGGCGCTATCATTGATCGTGGGGAGATGGTGGAAACCAGCGATGATCAGGACATTTTATCATCTCCCCACAGTAGTTTCTCATTCACGGATAATgatgacgaagacgaaCGCGAAGTTGACGGTCTGAACAACTTCAACATCATTCTCGAATACCCAGAGTTGCAGTACGAATACAGAGAGCTTGAAGATTTCGAAACGGAATATATGGATTGGTTTACTGCTGCAGATCTCAAGGAATTAAGCAACatcaagaaacttgccACGCAAAATCAAACTCCCTCAGATCTTgtcaaaaaattgattgaCACTTCAGACAAATCAGCATTGCATATACTCATATGTTTGGAATACATAGCAATGGGTCAATATGGGGAGATATCAGAAATAAGTGAACTTACCACCAAAATAATAGACAATTCTTGCTTATTTTTAAGTCACGAGGTGCTTCTCCCTATTTTGGAGATTCTAAGCTCTAGACTCATTCGCCTGAGTGATTTGAAGAACCAAGAAAAACCGCTCAATCACAAACAGCTCCGAGTGTGGTCTTCGCAATTGTATCACTCCATGACCATTGTTTATACTGTTGTCCTGGCTACTTTGAcaaccaaagaaaaagtgCGATTCTTGGCCGGCATCATCGATACGAGCCAGCTTCTTACTACAATGATGAGGGCAATTGATAACTGGCGCTGGCTGACTGCAGATGCCAATgacaaggagctgggcTCTGCGTTGGACAACTCAGTGGTTCATTATTTCAAACTGCGCAATGTCATAATGCTTCTCTCAAAGCTGGTATTGCTTCAATTCGGAGACTCCGAGCTCCTGCAGTCCACAAAATCTTTTCTCAGATTCAAGTGTGAATCTGGTCATGTCTTTGGCAACGCCCCAGGAACTCGTGGAGCAAAAGTTGAGACTATCACTCCTCTTGACTACCAGTACTTCCGCAAGGAGCTCATCGCCAGATACCCTACCTACTCGCCTCCTGAGCATAAAGTCTCTGATATTTTACAAATGAACGTCGAGCAAGATAATGAAAGTTGCTCAAAGTTGATCAACACTTCTGCGCTATTAATCAACCAGAAACATCATCTACGCAATAAGTTGCCAAATTCGCAAAATAGCTGTCCTCCAGAGATACATATAGCAACACCCGCCCCATCGCCAACTTTGAGCCCACAGCACACGGGAGGGTCTAGAAGCTCTAACATCTCTGAGGTCGAACATGTGAACGGGCAAGGTCGTAAAAAGGTTTTTATCACACAGCCCCAGTTCGCCAATTTGTATCCTTTCTCTCATGATATACCTGTGAGCATCCAGGAGGCAACGAGAATTTTCCATGCTCATGTCTCTGAGTCCTTCAGTGCTTTACAATTTACCGATGTATTCGAAGATTTCATCAGGCAAGAAAAGGGTATCACTGAGCCTACTCGCTcaaaatttatttatacCGAGAAAGACATTGAGAAGAACCCAATTTTTGCTGATGAGCTCGTGTCATTGCAACGTGTCGAGCAATTCTACCATTCAACATTGCCCTACTTGAATTCACTGGCGGCAGTATTGATTCAGATCATATCTTCGAATGTACTTCCTGCTTCGGGGTATAAATCCGCAGAAAACCCATTTTTACCGCCTAAGAAACCTTATAATATCTCTGCTATGTCCAACTACGACAAACAAAAGCTTGATTTGATGCGCATCAAAGAAACCTGCTTGAAAGCAGCTTCCACTACCATATTCCTACTGCTCAAGTGGTTCAAAATGTCACATATTTTGAAACAGGAATAttttgctcttttgctGTTTGACAACGATCTATACTTAAACCTCTTCCGCTTCCTTGGAAGCAATCAAATGCAGACACAGCTTGAGAActcttttgatttcaaCGACCCCGAGACTTTATTGAAAAATAGAGCTGTCTTTTGTGATTATGAGGTGCTGTACGATTCAAAGGAATACAACTTTTTCAGAGCCGCAACTTCATTTTGTCGTCAAGCTCCGCAGAGTCCAAGGTACAATTCTGAAGATATATTTGAAGTGAACGAGCAAGCCTATGAAACTTACATTCCACCGTTCAACGGACAATCACATGTGAAAATACTGAAGCCCAATCATCGTTATTGTACAATCATTACACAATTGTTGCGAAGCTTGTACTCAACCATTTCCAACTATAAAATCCAACGAATCTACAAGCTCTTGGAAGTGCGACCAACAGAAAGCTTGCGGTTTCTCCTGACGATTTACAATCCCAATTTCTATAAACCGGTTTTGAAGGTTATCAAACTGATTTGTCCATTCAATGGCAAAAAGTGGCGCTCCAACAACATGGATCTTATTTCCTTTGTGTATCTATTCTACAAAGTGGGGCTCCGCGACCAATGGCTAAACAATCTTTTCATCTTTAATCTCAACGAACGATTGAAGCGTTCTTGGGAAAATGAGTACGCATTGCGCAGTTTGCTCAAATTTTATAACGCCACGTATTATTCTGACCAAATGGTCAACTTTGGCTACGACAATATTCCACCTTTGAAACAAGAAATGTTTCTTGAAGAGGGCTGGAAAGATGATATATAA
- a CDS encoding Conserved hypothetical membrane protein codes for MSFANLDLEAQKQAPGNGSTSGPTDQFNRISSQLSDLISNISKFDKLQQQLGTKKDTLSLRDKLSSLVKKCNSLHSEIDQSLSSLEKSPEVINNSTLQYTKQKLKAQCAEMFRNYQLVQRAYNERLQSVVVNEEYENNKNDANPAETTPLLQQQQKTQITNAELEFHESVIQQREQAIDNISRGVQDINKIFQDLNEMVNQQGEQIDTIEDNLLTYTSDNRVAHRELAKADAYQKKKRKWTCILLVVLVVVLLILIALMN; via the coding sequence ATGTCGTTTGCCAACTTGGATCTTGAGGCCCAAAAACAGGCTCCAGGCAATGGGAGCACATCCGGCCCCACAGATCAGTTCAACAGGATAAGTTCCCAGCTGTCGGATCTGATCTCCAACATCTCAAAATTCGATAAATTGCAGCAACAGCTAGGTACAAAAAAAGACACTCTTAGTCTGCGAGACAAGCTGTCATCACTAGTCAAAAAATGTAACTCTCTGCATTCAGAAATTGACCAAAGCTTGTCATCACTGGAGAAGAGTCCAGAGGTGATAAATAATTCGACTTTGCAGTACACTAAACAGAAGCTCAAAGCGCAATGTGCAGAAATGTTCCGCAATTACCAATTGGTTCAGCGAGCGTACAATGAGCGGCTTCAGTCCGTGGTAGTCAATGAAGAGTAcgaaaacaacaaaaatGACGCCAACCCTGCCGAAACAactcctcttcttcagcagcagcagaagacCCAGATCACTAACGCGGAGCTGGAATTTCACGAGTCGGTTATACAACAAAGAGAGCAAGCCATCGATAACATATCCCGCGGTGTTCAGGATATCAATAAGATTTTTCAGGACCTGAATGAAATGGTCAACCAGCAAGGCGAGCAGATCGATACAATTGAGGACAATTTATTAACATATACCAGCGATAACCGCGTTGCACATCGTGAGCTTGCTAAGGCGGATGCGTaccaaaagaaaaaaagaaagtGGACATGTATATTGTTGGTCGTGCTGGTGGTGGTTTTATTGATCTTGATAGCTCTTATGAACTAA
- a CDS encoding Spindle pole body component SPC98, whose translation MESEQIVINYLFRLLRSIVPDDFDANFIHKLTNDVYTLLVRSYTSSMSTSQCLASLSEYRSIFAHIPAYTYVWDKLEQTTEDLLSLKSTDDAARYLIKLDSYETNKQRQLPSRFAQYDSSGVANNLGASTSMTNPRHLLSSPGLPSSTAFLPSSTFGLHSSRPPSQSFSLGEPLSKHLLPFYYHNTEYGLIPEQEMIKSLAFTLIGSTSEIFPFDDKIKVPTNISYGAMGLLYQLFEPALIYKHLKTMSPRLLANSQVKVAFSSFLQKELFQYTTLVNQIFNPAHIESLTLRYVRLQLNDSIVKLRMLLNLTTQIQTLPINEFLSYLSELARIGDPLLKTLAITIFRTCSLPYFEMIKDWIFEGSLVQEDTIKENFFIAYTELGQELQLEKVPTFIRTSELIYQIGKSLLYLKNQCNEMKWCIDFGLKYRQLFVSNGDFLDMAANKLDRLVQQQYDEIINYLCYVLYEKYGLVKEISYLHQLLLMNKGDFINSLIVKGLPVLNESSSTLSSHHLMKILQESIENSSIRHFPTEVLNRLDARILEMGHGNIGWDVFTLDFQVKYPLDNILDGPTHNSREYLRMFNFLLRLQKVNYLLNVEWLESNSIRRSSLKHIEKRSKMVRRQLKLDPNYALSVLDSRCVWLSKTFKRLNILRNEFIKFVNIITSFFDLEIIEKKYRKLLEALAKTDEHDIKVKRNAKGLKVLESGRIKIDKTYLPQPDKAHYELKYSAYNLDELTKLHYDYITSITRSRLFDMHSKSSKGKNSGLYYIEQIDSFIITINQFISLNEEFNSLLVDMLSVTEMLRDDGYLDFENKDRYDDYLNSIDVKLNKLMEKLTVDIIESFEDNLEKFTEDLTVDHDETLRCLGIMLSN comes from the coding sequence ATGGAGTCGGAACAAATCGTGATCAATTATCTGTTTCGGCTTTTGAGGAGCATAGTCCCAGATGACTTTGATGCTAATTTCATTCACAAGCTAACAAATGATGTGTACACCCTACTGGTAAGGTCGTATACGTCCTCCATGAGCACTTCTCAGTGTTTGGCTTCCCTGAGTGAATACCGTTCTATTTTTGCCCATATTCCTGCGTACACGTATGTCTGGGATAAGCTTGAGCAGACCACTGAAGATcttttgtctttgaaaagtaCAGACGATGCGGCTAGATACTTGATCAAATTGGACTCGTACGAAACAAATAAACAAAGACAATTACCATCGCGTTTCGCACAATACGACTCTTCTGGAGTCGCTAATAACCTGGGAGCCAGCACAAGCATGACTAATCCACGTCATCTTCTTTCATCTCCAGGCCTGCCTTCCAGCACCGCGTTTCTGCCCTCATCAACATTTGGACTACATTCAAGCCGACCGCCAAGCCAAAGCTTCTCTTTAGGAGAGCCTCTTAGCAAACACCTGTTACCCTTTTATTACCACAATACCGAATATGGTCTTATTCCAGAGCAAGAAATGATCAAAAGTCTGGCATTTACACTAATAGGTTCGACGTCGGAAATATTTCCATTCGATGACAAGATAAAAGTTCCAACTAATATAAGCTATGGCGCAATGGGTTTGCTTTATCAGTTGTTCGAGCCTGCTTTAATATACAAACATTTGAAAACAATGAGTCCGAGACTTTTGGCCAACTCGCAGGTCAAAGTCGCcttttcaagcttcttACAGAAAGAATTATTCCAGTATACCACTCTTGTGAATCAGATTTTTAATCCAGCGCACATCGAGTCCTTGACATTGAGATACGTGCGCTTACAACTCAATGATTCAATTGTCAAGTTGCGGATGCTTCTCAACCTTACCACACAGATACAGACGCTTCCCATTAACGAATTCTTGTCGTATTTGAGCGAGCTTGCAAGAATCGGAGACCCATTATTGAAAACGTTAGCAATCACGATTTTTCGTACATGTTCTTTGCCCTATTTTGAGATGATCAAAGATTGGATATTCGAAGGATCTCTGGTCCAGGAAGATACAATCAAAGAAAATTTCTTCATCGCATACACAGAGCTAGGTCAAGAATTGCAACTGGAAAAAGTTCCCACTTTCATACGGACTTCAGAGCTGATCTACCAGATAGGAAAATCGCTTCTCtatctgaaaaaccagTGCAATGAAATGAAATGGTGCATCGATTTTGGTTTGAAGTATCGACAATTGTTTGTGAGCAATGGTGATTTTTTGGATATGGCAGCTAACAAATTGGACAGGCTTGTGCAACAGCAGTATGACGAGATAATCAATTATTTATGCTATGTTCTTTACGAAAAATATGGTCTGGTCAAAGAAATAAGCTACCTGCACCAGCTCTTATTGATGAATAAAGGCGATTTCATCAATTCTCTCATTGTCAAGGGCCTTCCTGTTTTAAATGAGTCCTCATCGACGTTGTCATCTCACCACCTAATGAAAATTTTACAAGAATCCATTGAGAATTCTAGTATCAGACATTTTCCTACTGAAGTTTTGAATCGACTAGACGCTAGAATCCTTGAGATGGGACATGGAAATATTGGCTGGGATGTCTTTACTTTAGACTTCCAGGTCAAATATCCCCTCGATAACATTCTTGATGGGCCCACGCATAATTCTAGAGAATATTTGCGGATGTTCAATTTCTTGTTGCGTTTACAAAAGGTGAATTATCTTCTGAACGTAGAATGGTTGGAATCCAATAGCATTAGGCGCAGTTCGTTGAAACACATagaaaaaagaagcaaGATGGTCCGTCGACAACTGAAGCTCGACCCTAATTATGCCCTCTCGGTTCTTGATTCCCGTTGTGTCTGGCTATCCAAAACCTTCAAGCGACTTAATATTCTGAGAAACGAGTTCATCAAGTTTGTTAATATCATCACCAGTTTCTTTGATCTGGAAATTATCGAAAAAAAGTACCGAAAGCTGCTAGAAGCCCTTGCCAAAACAGACGAGCATGATATCAAAGTCAAGCGAAACGCCAAAGGCCTGAAAGTGCTGGAAAGTGGAAGAATCAAGATTGACAAGACTTACCTCCCTCAGCCCGATAAAGCTCATTATGAGCTGAAATATAGTGCTTATAACTTGGACGAACTGACAAAGTTGCATTACGACTACATCACTTCAATCACAAGATCTAGGCTGTTTGATATGCACAGTAAGTCCTCCAAAGGCAAAAACTCGGGCCTTTATTACATTGAGCAGATTGATTCATTCATCATAACCATCAACCAATTCATCAGCCTCAATGAAGAGttcaacagcttgttgGTGGACATGTTATCTGTTACCGAAATGCTGCGCGACGATGGGTATTTAGACTTTGAGAATAAGGATCGTTATGACGATTATCTCAATTCGATCGATGTAaagctgaacaagcttATGGAAAAGTTGACCGTGGACATCATAGAGTCTTTCGAAGATAACCTCGAAAAGTTCACCGAAGACTTGACCGTGGATCACGACGAGACACTGAGGTGCCTCGGTATCATGTTAAGCAATTAG
- a CDS encoding DNA polymerase alpha catalytic subunit A, with protein MKHDKRARLRAARAGIKLSDEEDGYEDIYEEVDEQQFRQHKQHQLLNDDFIVDDSGNGYAETGADDWDGANEYASEDEDEPEIRQRKKIAKIKRDTPQISSFFKGAETENKPKRKVDNLDDILSDFTAQASSKARSTPMFNVKKRTDVFSSLKSDRVRPVKPLDVKKLMFEEEVPAKRVKLSSEDEIYAPESDISSASKIETPSSPIKAAIKEDEEFSSDDEIDVTTLKTARADVQRVNLSSTRELKEKKVAEIATSSPTRDASETSMINSTFEKVDESQVADSETLQMFWMDYAEVDNSLLLFGKVKTLDGRHVSCVVQVNGISREIYFLPRESRLDEDDGPPPTAMDVHEEIIPLLLDKFGLDRIKAKPETKKWAFELENIPKETEYLKVLLPFQTPKSRNTVLPSTLEGETFRHVFGANANIFETFVVQRNVMGPCWLEIKGADFSAIKNSSHCQVEVAVADPAQIKPIETNMPAPDLTALSINIQPVTNLKEGKQEIGSVSFAVYRNVHQDTPMPEDAVPDELLTLVRPVGGSLALPPGLSQLAAKRNVPLRSFNNERTLLNCLAAMIKKTDPDVFIGHRLDAAVLDVLMRRMHDLKISQWSTFGRRNRKQWPDRYGKGSGRNNMFYLKEIFAGRLCCDIANEMGQSLTSKCQSWDLPEMYDIVCKKKFMPMDVNLANPQFAEDANLLLAAFNENSMSVKIIAEVAFRVQILSLSKQLTNLAGNAWAHTLGGTRAGRNEYILLHEFTKNGYIVPDKETRSQRQAAAAAAALEQDGDESAATSNKKTKYQGGLVFEPEKGLHKNYILVMDFNSLYPSIIQEFNICFTTVNRSNLGDNDLPNVPPSDVAQGVLPRLLQQLVNRRREVKKLLKDPRATAVEKAQYDIKQQALKLTANSMYGCLGYVNSRFYAKPLAMLVTNRGREILMDTRQLAESIGLRVVYGDTDSVMIDTGSDNFQDAIKIGDDFKIKVNERYRLLEIDIDNVFKRLLLHSKKKYAAMNASMDASGLEKTVLEVKGLDMRRREFCPLSKETSTFVLEKILGDADPEDALNEIYAHLEDVRNKLTDNQIPMHKLTINTRLSKDPEQYPGGKSMPAVQVALRLRKQGKLVRAGSVMTFVVTDKGQDDGDSVADRARAISEILANPSQYRPDPYYYLEKQIFAPIERLLERIEGNDVVRMATALGLDARKYEARARFVQDRVSAELQPLDSTISDSERFRDCKPLALRCTSCRVSFEFGGIQASKRYQVTFSGVKCLSCQHVLAPLAISSQLEHFLRREISAYYAGWLVCDDCGVKTRQVSVYGRRCIGKNGKAYGCKGIMRYTYPDKQLYNQLLYIMSLFDVDKAKKRLLKPLTADLGVEDKENKLLPMNQGELDALVEQNRELFKTHQRVVDKYLTECGRRYVDMGGIFEFMSVFKRE; from the coding sequence ATGAAACACGATAAGCGGGCAAGATTAAGGGCTGCTCGGGCCGGAATTAAGCTctctgacgaggaagatgGCTACGAGGACATCTATGAGGAGGTCGATGAGCAGCAATTCCGccagcacaaacagcaTCAGCTTCTGAATGACGATTTCATCGTGGATGATTCTGGCAACGGGTACGCAGAAACAGGTGCAGACGATTGGGACGGTGCGAATGAGTACGCGagcgaagacgaagacgagccCGAGATTCGACAACGCAAAAagatcgccaaaatcaagcgCGACACGCCCCAGATATCCTCCTTTTTCAAGGGAGCAGAGACTGAGAACAAGCCAAAACGCAAAGTTGACAATCTTGACGACATTTTGAGCGACTTCACGGCACAGGCAAGTAGCAAGGCTCGAAGCACGCCGATGTTTAACGTGAAGAAACGGACGGACGTGTTTTCCTCACTCAAATCCGACAGAGTGAGACCTGTGAAACCGCTTGACGTGAAAAAGCTCATGTTTGAGGAGGAAGTCCCTGCGAAAAGAGTGAAGCTTAGctctgaggacgagataTATGCTCCTGAGTCTGATATTTCAAGCGCTTCGAAGATCGAGACGCCGTCTTCACCAATCAAGGCCGCAATCAAGGAAGATGAGGAGTTCAGCTCGGACGATGAAATCGACGTCACAACATTGAAGACAGCGCGGGCGGACGTGCAGAGAGTGAATCTGAGCTCAACAAGGGAGCtaaaggagaagaaagtGGCTGAAATTGCAACGTCTTCGCCAACTAGAGACGCGTCAGAAACTTCAATGATTAATAGCACTTTCGAGAAAGTGGACGAGTCACAAGTCGCCGACTCCGAAACCTTACAGATGTTTTGGATGGACTATGCGGAGGTGGACAACAGCCTGCTTTTGTTTGGTAAAGTCAAGACATTGGACGGCAGACATGTTAGCTGTGTGGTTCAAGTCAATGGCATTAGTCGagaaatatattttttgccGCGTGAATCGAggctggacgaggacgacggTCCACCGCCTACTGCCATGGACGTGCACGAGGAGATCATCCCGCTTTTGCTGGACAAGTTCGGGCTTGATCGGATCAAGGCCAAGCCGGAGACCAAGAAATGGgcttttgagcttgaaaacaTTCCAAAAGAAACCGAGTACTTGAAAGTCTTGCTACCTTTCCAAACACCAAAGTCAAGAAACACTGTTTTACCATCGACCTTGGAAGGAGAAACGTTCCGTCACGTATTCGGAGCAAATGCCAATATTTTTGAGACTTTTGTGGTCCAGCGGAACGTGATGGGCCCATGCTGGCTGGAAATCAAGGGAGCAGACTTTTCTGCTATCAAGAACTCGTCTCACTGCCAGGTGGAGGTCGCTGTTGCTGACCCGGCACAAATAAAACCAATAGAGACAAACATGCCCGCTCCAGACCTCACGGCGCTCAGCATCAACATCCAGCCAGTGACAAACCTCAAAGAAGGCAAGCAGGAAATTGGATCCGTCTCTTTTGCCGTGTACCGAAACGTCCACCAGGACACACCAATGCCGGAAGATGCGGTTCCAGATGAGCTTTTGACTCTTGTTCGTCCTGTTGGTGGCTCTTTGGCCCTGCCACCTGGGCTCTCACAGTTGGCTGCTAAACGAAACGTTCCGCTGCGGAGTTTCAATAACGAGCGCACTCTGTTGAACTGTCTTGCAGCCATGATCAAGAAAACAGACCCTGACGTTTTCATAGGACACAGACTGGACGCTGCTGTGTTGGACGTGCTGATGCGGCGGATGCACGACCTGAAAATCTCTCAATGGTCTACCTTTGGACGCAGGAACAGAAAGCAGTGGCCCGACAGGTACGGCAAGGGATCTGGGCGTAATAACATGTTTTACCTGAAGGAGATATTTGCAGGAAGACTATGTTGCGACATTGCGAACGAGATGGGCCAATCTTTGACTTCTAAATGTCAGTCTTGGGATCTTCCCGAGATGTATGACATCGTGTGCAAGAAGAAGTTTATGCCGATGGATGTGAATCTTGCAAATCCTCAATTTGCCGAGGACGCAAACCTGCTCCTTGCCGCTTTCAATGAGAATAGCATGAGCGTCAAAATTATAGCGGAGGTCGCCTTTAGGGTGCAAATCTTGTCGCTTTCAAAACAGCTGACCAACCTTGCAGGAAACGCATGGGCACACACGCTTGGAGGAACGAGAGCAGGAAGAAATGAGTATATCCTGCTGCACGAGTTCACTAAAAATGGATACATCGTTCCAGACAAAGAAACCCGATCACAAAGACAGGCggctgcagcagcggctgcTCTGGAACAGGATGGAGATGAGAGCGCTGCGACGTCTAACAAGAAGACGAAATACCAAGGTGGTTTAGTTTTCGAGCCCGAAAAGGGTCTTCACAAGAACTATATATTGGTCATGGATTTCAACTCGCTTTATCCATCGATTATTCAGGAGTTCAACATCTGTTTCACCACTGTCAACAGATCAAATTTGGGAGACAATGATCTTCCTAATGTTCCTCCATCAGACGTTGCGCAAGGAGTTCTCCCACGTCTGCTacagcagctggtcaacAGGCGTCGGGAGGTCAAGAAATTGCTGAAAGATCCTCGAGCAACAGCTGTGGAGAAAGCTCAGTATGATATCAAGCAACAGGCATTAAAGCTGACTGCAAACTCAATGTATGGTTGTCTGGGTTACGTCAACTCTCGATTTTATGCCAAGCCGCTCGCGATGCTTGTCACTAacagaggaagagagaTTCTGATGGATACGCGTCAGCTGGCAGAAAGCATTGGGTTGCGCGTTGTCTACGGTGACACCGACTCTGTCATGATCGACACTGGTTCAGATAACTTTCAGGACGCTATAAAGATCGGTGACGACTTCAAAATTAAAGTCAACGAGCGGTACAGATTGCTCGAGATCGATATTGATAACGTATTCAAACGACTTCTGTTGCACTCGAAAAAGAAATACGCAGCAATGAACGCTAGCATGGATGCTTCGGGTCTCGAAAAAACAGTCTTGGAGGTCAAAGGGTTGGATATGAGACGTCGTGAGTTCTGTCCACTTTCAAAAGAGACCTCCACatttgttttggagaaaatccTGGGCGACGCAGATCCTGAGGATGCCTTAAATGAGATCTACGCTCACTTGGAAGATGTTAGAAACAAACTGACAGACAACCAAATTCCGATGCACAAGCTCACCATAAATACCAGATTATCCAAAGATCCAGAGCAATATCCCGGAGGCAAGTCCATGCCAGCTGTTCAAGTGGCTCTGAGACTCAGAAAACAAGGCAAACTCGTTCGTGCTGGAAGTGTCATGACGTTTGTGGTTACAGACAAAGGACAGGACGACGGGGACTCTGTCGCGGATCGCGCGCGTGCTATAAGTGAAATTTTAGCCAACCCTTCGCAGTACAGACCTGATCCTTATTActatctggagaaacagatttTTGCTCCAATAGAAAGACTCCTGGAACGGATCGAGGGCAACGATGTTGTCCGCATGGCAACAGCTCTTGGGCTGGATGCTCGCAAATACGAGGCTCGTGCAAGATTTGTGCAAGATCGCGTTTCCGCTGAATTGCAACCATTGGACTCTACAATTTCAGACAGTGAGAGGTTCCGTGATTGCAAGCCACTGGCTCTAAGATGTACGTCTTGTCGCGTGTCTTTTGAATTTGGTGGAATCCAGGCGTCCAAAAGATACCAGGTCACTTTTTCCGGGGTCAAGTGTCTGTCGTGTCAGCACGTCTTGGCACCACTGGCTATCTCTTCCCAGTTGGAGCACTTTTTGCGCCGCGAGATTTCCGCCTACTACGCTGGTTGGCTCGTCTGCGACGACTGTGGTGTCAAGACACGCCAGGTTTCTGTTTACGGAAGACGGTGTATCGGCAAAAACGGCAAGGCCTATGGCTGTAAGGGTATCATGAGATATACTTATCCGGACAAACAGCTCTACAACCAGTTACTATACATCATGAGCTTGTTCGATGTCGATAAGGCCAAGAAACGCCTGTTGAAGCCACTGACGGCCGAtcttggagttgaagacaaggaaaacaaaCTTTTGCCAATGAACCAGGGAGAGTTGGATGCGCTCGTGGAACAGAATAGAGAATTATTCAAAACACACCAGAGGGTGGTCGACAAGTACCTGACAGAGTGTGGACGCCGCTACGTCGACATGGGTGGAATTTTCGAGTTTATGAGTGTATTCAAACGAGAGTAA